A portion of the Caenorhabditis elegans chromosome III genome contains these proteins:
- the Y102E9.3 gene encoding HMA domain-containing protein (Partially confirmed by transcript evidence): MTALISISLLLVTFAGAAEMCAPVTQHSTPQSDVPSTVTITFHKLETSTTTKDEILNAIRTSHPDVHATGEPIDKKSIKVTLTAVSCVTAMKLAEEVLNAGTPVVLNAYAMLCDGEISTNIKP, encoded by the exons atgactGCTCTAATTTCTATTTCTTTGCTTCTTGTAACTTTTGCTGGAGCTGCCGAAATGTGTGCACCAGTGACTCAGCACAGCACTCCTCAATCCGATGTTCCAAGTACTGTCACAATTACTTTTCATAAGCTCGAGACTTCGACGACCACTAAAGATGAAATCCTTAACGCAATTAGGACTAGCCACCCAGATGTGCACGCCACAGGAGAGCcaatcgataaaaaatcaatcaaggTTACACTAACTGCTGTTTCATGCGTGACCGCTATGAA ATTGGCGGAAGAAGTCTTGAATGCAGGTACACCAGTGGTTTTAAATGCATACGCAATGTTGTGTGATGGGGAGATCTCTACGAATATTAAACCATAA